In Acidobacteriota bacterium, a single window of DNA contains:
- a CDS encoding MtrB/PioB family outer membrane beta-barrel protein gives MKKHFTLIALIVAVLAVPVLAQGGATRTEGKFVIGIAGDDLDRYIGRAAEYEIADQGVRPWVKAYLELLNRNLYLEMAAAHSGNPDDQLYRVHVNAARVWDSRFIYRRFLHRLDHDPLANIDTTQVAGHLYTYADDLAPAHDYRITHSEIAFLNEFRIPQAEWLSLRFDYTRQQREGAHQSTQLNHCSSCHVTGQVRPVDEAQDDIQFGIAVDTAKAGGSYTFQYRRFSDSVGSLPYLFDEAVHPGTRLDVFTNRILYDRTNGEIPVSQVPDTNKLLHALKAYYNIDDRNTVTGAFLYSEVENKTSDLKIYSRNYTGRYTGSLGRGVTVNARFRYSNIDNATTFVELPDQVANAGPQAGRTYAEAYPTFGGASFTRYSAQSRENTEFDADLSVPLPGRNRFVAEYDFEDSARDYFETGSTREHQLTFTFRTDHRRELSGWARYQASFIDNPFANRNAAVEEVLQPFSTPGAVPFPGVQYFQLYASRQATLTNQPAMTHDLKLNGTWKPIRNGALNVAYNLKHATNDELNFSDWSQTVHTVGADAWYSPDETITLNAGIHYTDYETESLFVQPVWNG, from the coding sequence ATGAAAAAGCATTTCACGCTGATCGCGCTCATCGTGGCGGTGCTGGCCGTCCCGGTTCTCGCCCAGGGCGGCGCCACGCGAACGGAGGGCAAGTTCGTCATCGGCATTGCCGGGGATGATCTGGACCGGTACATCGGCCGGGCCGCAGAGTACGAAATCGCCGACCAGGGCGTCCGCCCCTGGGTCAAAGCCTACCTGGAGCTGCTGAATCGCAACCTGTATCTCGAAATGGCCGCGGCGCACAGCGGCAATCCCGACGACCAGCTGTACCGGGTTCACGTGAACGCTGCCCGGGTCTGGGACAGCCGGTTCATCTACCGCCGGTTTCTGCACCGCCTGGACCACGATCCGCTCGCCAACATCGACACCACCCAGGTGGCCGGCCACCTCTACACGTATGCCGATGACCTGGCGCCCGCCCACGATTACCGGATCACGCACAGCGAAATTGCGTTCCTGAACGAATTCAGGATTCCGCAGGCGGAATGGCTCTCGCTCCGGTTCGATTACACTCGTCAGCAACGCGAGGGCGCCCACCAGTCCACCCAGCTGAACCACTGTTCCTCCTGCCACGTCACGGGCCAGGTGCGGCCGGTGGATGAAGCCCAGGACGACATTCAGTTCGGCATCGCCGTGGACACCGCCAAAGCCGGCGGATCCTACACGTTCCAGTACCGCCGGTTCAGCGATTCGGTTGGGTCCCTGCCCTACCTGTTCGACGAAGCGGTTCATCCCGGCACCCGGCTGGATGTCTTCACCAACCGGATCCTCTACGACCGCACGAACGGAGAGATCCCCGTCAGCCAGGTGCCCGACACCAATAAACTGCTCCATGCTCTCAAGGCGTATTACAACATCGATGATCGCAACACGGTCACCGGCGCTTTCCTCTATTCCGAAGTCGAGAACAAGACCAGCGATCTCAAAATCTACTCCCGCAATTACACCGGTCGCTATACCGGATCGCTCGGGCGCGGCGTCACCGTCAACGCCCGATTCCGGTACTCGAACATCGACAATGCCACGACCTTTGTGGAGCTTCCGGACCAGGTGGCCAATGCGGGACCGCAAGCAGGCCGAACGTACGCCGAGGCCTATCCGACCTTCGGTGGGGCATCATTCACCCGCTACTCGGCCCAGTCACGGGAAAACACCGAATTCGATGCCGACCTGAGCGTGCCCCTGCCCGGCCGAAACCGTTTTGTGGCGGAATACGATTTCGAGGACTCCGCCCGGGACTACTTTGAGACCGGCTCCACCCGTGAGCATCAGCTGACCTTCACCTTCCGGACAGACCACCGCCGGGAGCTGTCGGGCTGGGCCCGCTACCAGGCGTCCTTCATCGACAATCCCTTCGCCAACCGGAATGCTGCGGTGGAGGAGGTGCTCCAGCCGTTTTCGACTCCGGGCGCCGTACCGTTCCCGGGCGTCCAGTACTTCCAGTTGTACGCATCGCGGCAAGCCACGCTCACCAACCAGCCCGCCATGACCCACGACCTGAAACTCAACGGAACCTGGAAACCGATCCGGAACGGCGCGCTGAACGTGGCGTACAACCTCAAGCACGCGACCAACGACGAGCTGAATTTCTCGGACTGGTCTCAGACGGTCCACACCGTTGGTGCGGATGCCTGGTACTCCCCGGACGAGACAATCACCCTCAACGCCGGGATCCATTACACCGATTACGAGACGGAGTCGCTGTTCGTGCAACCCGTCTGGAATGGTTGA
- a CDS encoding RDD family protein → MGEPGFWMGDDAKNTPIPADRVIKADPVNRLLAALIDWVITTAGMILCILPGIAYALCKDALYDGRSFGKKVMGLQVINAQTLTPCKLMESVIRNVSLMIPIFGLIDAVMVFVDPDGYRFGDKWATTRVIENK, encoded by the coding sequence ATGGGCGAACCTGGTTTCTGGATGGGCGATGACGCCAAGAACACCCCGATTCCCGCGGACCGCGTGATCAAGGCGGACCCGGTGAACCGGCTGCTGGCCGCGCTGATCGACTGGGTCATCACCACAGCGGGCATGATTCTGTGCATCCTGCCCGGCATCGCGTACGCCTTGTGCAAGGACGCGCTCTACGACGGCCGGAGTTTCGGCAAGAAGGTCATGGGCCTGCAGGTCATCAATGCCCAAACACTGACTCCATGCAAGCTGATGGAATCGGTCATCCGCAACGTCTCCCTGATGATCCCGATTTTCGGCCTCATCGACGCCGTGATGGTCTTCGTCGATCCGGACGGCTACCGGTTCGGTGACAAGTGGGCCACCACGCGGGTCATCGAGAACAAGTAG
- a CDS encoding RDD family protein codes for MTDAELQKNRFIALAIDIGAIFTLVIVIVIVGIIGNIISSILGSLVQIAGAAILCGFILLRDFIVKGNSIGKHLMKIKVVTMAGGPIELMHSVKRNLVYSLTSLIWLLTSIITLIPFLGCIAGVILSLLQFVVGLAVLAFAVWEAITITKSPEGLRWSDTFAGTRVVRQ; via the coding sequence ATGACAGATGCGGAACTCCAAAAAAACCGATTCATCGCCCTGGCCATCGACATCGGCGCGATTTTCACGCTGGTCATCGTGATTGTGATCGTGGGCATCATCGGCAACATCATCTCCTCCATTCTGGGCAGCCTGGTCCAGATCGCCGGAGCCGCCATCCTGTGCGGCTTCATCCTGCTGCGCGACTTCATCGTCAAGGGCAACAGCATCGGCAAGCACCTGATGAAGATCAAGGTGGTGACCATGGCCGGCGGCCCCATCGAATTGATGCACTCGGTCAAGCGCAATCTGGTCTACTCACTGACTTCGCTCATCTGGCTGCTGACCAGCATCATCACACTGATCCCCTTCCTGGGCTGCATCGCGGGCGTCATCCTATCCTTGCTGCAGTTTGTGGTGGGGCTGGCCGTGCTGGCGTTCGCCGTCTGGGAAGCGATTACCATCACCAAGTCGCCGGAGGGCCTGCGCTGGAGTGACACGTTCGCCGGAACACGGGTCGTCCGCCAGTAA
- the yidD gene encoding membrane protein insertion efficiency factor YidD, with amino-acid sequence MTSRILAGGIQVYQDRISPLLHFNHRLQFCRFTPTCSEYMRQALLKYGLFPGLAKGTWRIMRCNPWNPGGIDPP; translated from the coding sequence ATCACCAGCCGCATTCTGGCGGGGGGGATCCAGGTTTACCAGGACCGGATATCCCCTCTGCTCCATTTCAACCACCGTCTGCAGTTTTGCCGTTTCACGCCCACCTGCAGCGAGTATATGCGGCAGGCGCTCCTGAAATACGGGCTCTTTCCCGGCCTGGCCAAGGGCACCTGGCGCATCATGCGGTGCAATCCCTGGAATCCGGGCGGCATCGACCCCCCCTGA